The following coding sequences lie in one Mycobacterium sp. Z3061 genomic window:
- a CDS encoding GlxA family transcriptional regulator — MGARVIVIVVFDDVTMLDVAGAGEVFAEANRAGADYQLKIASVDGNDVTTSIGTRLGVTDAIASIESADTVLVAGSDDLPRRPLDPALVKAIRSIAGRTRRLASICTGSFVLAQAGLLQGRRATTHWHEVRLFARAFPDITVEPDAIFVRDGEVFTSAGISSGIDLALALVEMDYGTELVRAVARWLVVYLKRAGGQSQFSVLVEADPPPESPLRKVTAAISANPADNHSVNTLAARASLSTRQLTRLFQSELGTTPARYVEMVRIDAARAALDAGRSVAETARLAGFGSAESLRRVFVDHLGVTPKAYRERFRTAARG; from the coding sequence ATGGGGGCTCGCGTGATCGTGATCGTCGTCTTCGACGACGTGACCATGTTGGACGTTGCGGGGGCCGGCGAAGTGTTCGCGGAAGCCAATCGCGCCGGCGCCGACTATCAGCTCAAGATCGCATCGGTGGACGGCAACGATGTCACCACCTCGATCGGGACCCGGCTGGGCGTCACCGACGCCATCGCGTCCATCGAGTCCGCGGATACCGTGCTGGTGGCCGGTAGCGACGACCTGCCGCGACGGCCTCTGGACCCCGCACTGGTCAAGGCGATCAGGTCGATCGCCGGCCGGACGCGGCGATTGGCCTCCATCTGCACGGGATCCTTCGTCCTCGCGCAGGCTGGATTACTGCAGGGCCGCCGCGCCACCACGCACTGGCACGAAGTCCGGTTGTTCGCCCGCGCGTTTCCAGACATCACCGTCGAGCCGGACGCCATCTTCGTCCGCGACGGCGAGGTCTTCACCTCGGCCGGGATCTCGTCGGGCATCGATCTGGCGCTGGCTCTGGTCGAAATGGATTACGGCACAGAGCTGGTCCGCGCCGTGGCCCGGTGGTTGGTCGTCTACCTCAAGCGCGCGGGCGGCCAGTCGCAGTTCTCGGTGCTGGTCGAGGCCGACCCCCCGCCGGAGTCCCCGCTACGCAAGGTCACGGCTGCGATCTCGGCCAATCCGGCGGACAACCACAGTGTGAACACCCTCGCCGCGCGAGCGTCGTTGAGCACCCGGCAGCTCACCCGGCTGTTTCAGTCCGAGCTCGGGACGACGCCGGCCCGCTACGTCGAGATGGTGCGGATCGACGCCGCCCGGGCCGCCCTCGACGCGGGGCGCAGCGTCGCCGAGACCGCGCGGTTGGCGGGGTTCGGCAGCGCCGAGAGCCTGCGGCGGGTGTTCGTCGATCATCTCGGCGTCACGCCGAAGGCTTACCGCGAGAGGTTCCGCACCGCGGCGCGGGGCTGA
- a CDS encoding nitroreductase family protein: MDVYEALYTTRMMRRLRPDPIPLDTQARILDAAVRAPNGGNTQRWHFVAVDDPELKAEFAQLFRAARAIEYEKFSTGTGPMVAPAPGADPAAHAETMRRIKGSGDYLADHFEEIPLLLFVFAIDDLGGANIFPAIWSALLAARAEGVGGVMTMVLRNFADKVNELLGVPVGEGWTMSAMLALGYPLGRWGVAANRRPVQEVSSRNHWDAPFGIEVPQPLWPAA, encoded by the coding sequence ATGGACGTCTACGAAGCGCTCTACACCACCAGAATGATGCGGCGGCTGCGGCCCGATCCCATTCCGCTGGACACCCAGGCCCGCATTCTCGACGCTGCTGTCCGCGCCCCCAACGGTGGCAACACCCAACGCTGGCACTTCGTGGCGGTGGACGATCCGGAGCTCAAAGCCGAATTCGCGCAACTGTTCCGGGCGGCCCGCGCCATCGAATACGAGAAGTTCAGCACCGGGACGGGGCCGATGGTGGCGCCGGCGCCGGGCGCGGACCCGGCCGCCCATGCCGAAACCATGCGCCGGATCAAGGGTTCGGGGGATTACCTCGCCGACCATTTCGAGGAAATTCCCCTGCTGCTGTTTGTGTTCGCCATCGACGATCTCGGCGGCGCCAACATCTTCCCCGCCATCTGGAGTGCGCTGCTGGCTGCCCGCGCCGAGGGCGTCGGCGGAGTCATGACGATGGTGCTGCGGAACTTCGCCGACAAGGTGAACGAGTTGCTCGGCGTGCCGGTCGGGGAAGGCTGGACGATGTCGGCGATGCTGGCCCTCGGCTACCCACTGGGCAGGTGGGGTGTCGCAGCCAATCGGCGCCCCGTGCAGGAGGTTTCATCGCGCAACCACTGGGATGCGCCGTTCGGTATCGAAGTGCCGCAGCCATTGTGGCCCGCGGCGTGA
- a CDS encoding TetR family transcriptional regulator encodes MTSSFTTRERTRQSLLAAALRRFLDQGVATTSVADIAADAGVTKRTFYRYFPSKEHILFSDYDARLDWFRAALKMRPPKEPLVTSVRAAVESFPYDDALLEIAQLRTRELEVDILNAHLRRVQAEFADEIVQHLRRLRQDSDGNDVNALLHDRLQAQIISSAMFTALDIWLATGDGDFETLERLIDSALDIIAQGVQ; translated from the coding sequence ATGACGAGCAGCTTCACCACTCGCGAGCGCACCCGCCAATCTCTGCTCGCCGCCGCGCTTCGGCGTTTTCTCGATCAGGGTGTTGCCACCACATCGGTGGCCGATATCGCCGCCGACGCCGGTGTCACCAAAAGGACCTTCTACCGGTACTTTCCCTCGAAGGAACACATCCTCTTCAGCGATTACGACGCGCGACTGGACTGGTTTCGCGCCGCATTGAAAATGCGTCCTCCTAAAGAACCGCTCGTTACGTCGGTGCGAGCCGCCGTCGAGTCGTTCCCCTACGACGACGCGCTGCTGGAAATAGCTCAATTACGCACGCGCGAACTAGAAGTCGACATTCTCAACGCGCACCTGCGACGCGTTCAAGCAGAATTCGCCGACGAAATCGTCCAACATCTACGCCGGCTTCGACAGGACTCAGACGGGAACGATGTCAACGCCCTTCTCCACGATCGCTTGCAAGCTCAAATCATCAGCTCTGCCATGTTCACCGCTCTCGACATCTGGCTGGCAACAGGCGACGGCGACTTCGAAACCCTTGAACGCCTCATCGACTCAGCCCTGGACATCATCGCCCAAGGGGTCCAGTAA
- a CDS encoding hydrogenase, whose protein sequence is MATQGRDRGGVTDRALIRHGIFLFLIGLVTGTQERRFTNMRMALSAHLEGVMNGTFLVALGAGWGHIGLPGPVAAVARWTLLYGTYGNWLFTTLGAALGTAAANPILSQGNSGSRGQERFVLFGFRGMRYAFLTSVVLILVGLSRREGVRSCAS, encoded by the coding sequence ATGGCTACTCAAGGCCGAGATCGAGGCGGCGTAACCGACCGTGCACTGATTCGGCACGGCATCTTCCTGTTCCTGATCGGACTGGTGACCGGCACGCAGGAGCGGCGCTTCACCAACATGCGCATGGCGCTGTCCGCGCACCTGGAGGGCGTGATGAACGGCACCTTCCTGGTCGCTCTCGGTGCCGGCTGGGGTCATATCGGCCTACCGGGTCCGGTGGCGGCGGTCGCGCGGTGGACGTTGCTCTACGGCACCTACGGCAACTGGCTGTTCACCACGCTCGGAGCCGCGCTGGGCACCGCTGCCGCCAACCCGATTCTGTCGCAGGGTAATTCCGGGAGCCGCGGCCAGGAACGGTTCGTACTGTTCGGCTTTCGTGGGATGCGGTACGCCTTCCTGACTTCCGTGGTGCTCATCCTCGTCGGGCTGAGCCGCCGGGAGGGGGTGCGATCATGCGCCTCGTAA
- a CDS encoding UbiX family flavin prenyltransferase — protein MRLVIAMTGATGAPIGVRLLEVLGELGVETHLILSDWARATIKLETDRSVNDVRGLASHSYSARDLAAGISSGSFRTDGMVVCPCSMKTLSAIRIGYSDNLITRAADVTLKERRRLVLVAREAPLSEIHLENLHYLARAGAVIFPPTVSYYARPASIEEMTDYVVGRVIDQLGIEHHLIKRWKDHANHERREPRSA, from the coding sequence ATGCGCCTCGTAATCGCCATGACCGGCGCGACCGGCGCTCCGATCGGGGTTCGTCTCCTGGAAGTGCTGGGGGAGTTGGGGGTCGAGACGCACCTGATCCTGAGTGACTGGGCGCGCGCAACCATCAAGCTCGAGACCGATCGCAGCGTCAACGACGTCCGCGGGCTCGCCTCACATAGTTACAGTGCCCGCGACCTCGCCGCTGGGATCTCCAGTGGGTCGTTCCGCACCGACGGCATGGTGGTCTGTCCGTGCAGCATGAAAACGCTGAGCGCCATTCGAATCGGCTACAGCGACAACCTGATCACTCGCGCCGCCGACGTCACGCTGAAGGAGCGACGCAGGCTCGTGCTGGTGGCACGCGAGGCGCCACTGAGCGAGATCCATTTGGAGAACCTGCATTACCTGGCACGGGCCGGCGCGGTGATCTTTCCGCCGACGGTGTCGTACTACGCGCGGCCCGCGTCGATCGAGGAGATGACCGACTATGTCGTCGGCCGCGTCATCGACCAACTCGGGATCGAACACCACCTGATCAAACGCTGGAAGGATCACGCGAATCATGAGCGACGCGAGCCCCGATCTGCGTAG
- a CDS encoding HD domain-containing protein — MNTQSIETIAGIAIPDTPLVREVTDYIRAAEDDLLFDHSRRVFLFGALQGRRLGLQPDLELLYVGAMFHDIGLTERYRTSMLRFEVDGANAARDFLLERGYDPADARKVWLGIALHTTPGVPEFLDPEIALVTAGVETDVLGMGRGDLAPEALDAVTAAHPRPDFKNRIIVAFNEGTKHRPDSTFGTMNDDVLAHFDPTFQRANFVDIILGNGWAE, encoded by the coding sequence ATGAACACTCAATCGATAGAAACCATTGCCGGCATCGCCATCCCGGACACGCCACTGGTCCGTGAGGTCACCGACTACATCCGCGCCGCCGAAGATGATCTGCTCTTCGACCACTCCCGGCGGGTCTTTCTGTTCGGCGCCCTGCAGGGGCGCCGGCTGGGTCTGCAACCCGACCTCGAATTGCTGTACGTGGGGGCGATGTTTCACGACATCGGCCTTACCGAGCGTTACCGCACGTCGATGCTGCGCTTCGAAGTCGACGGCGCCAACGCCGCGCGCGACTTTCTGCTGGAGCGCGGCTACGACCCGGCCGATGCCCGAAAGGTGTGGCTGGGCATCGCCTTGCACACCACGCCGGGAGTGCCGGAGTTCCTGGACCCCGAAATCGCCTTGGTCACAGCCGGTGTCGAGACCGACGTGCTGGGCATGGGTCGCGGTGACCTGGCGCCCGAGGCGCTGGACGCGGTAACCGCGGCACACCCTCGGCCGGACTTCAAGAACCGCATCATCGTCGCCTTCAACGAGGGCACGAAGCACCGGCCCGACAGCACCTTCGGCACCATGAACGACGACGTGCTGGCGCACTTCGACCCGACGTTCCAGCGGGCGAACTTCGTCGACATCATCCTGGGCAACGGGTGGGCCGAGTGA
- a CDS encoding UPF0182 family protein: protein MGMRPAARMPKLTRRSRILILIALGVIVLLLAGPRLIDAYVDWLWFGELGYRSVFTTVLVTRIVVFLVAALLVGGIVFAGLAVAYRTRPVFVPSNDNDPVARYRAVVLSRLRLVGIGIPAAIGVLAGMVAQSYWVRIQLFLHGGDFGIADPQFGKDLGFYAFELPFYRLVLSYLFVAVFLALVANVVSHYLFGGIRLSGRAGALSRSARIQLVSLVGVLVVLKAVAYWLDRYELLSHTRGGKPFTGAGYTDINAVLPAKLILMAIALICAAAVFSAITLRDLRIPAIGLVLLLLSSLIVGAGWPLIVEQISVKPNAAQKESEYISRSIAATRQAYGLTPDVVTYRNYTGDGQATAQQVAADRATTSNIRLLDPTIVSPAFTQFQQGKNFYYFPDQLSIDRYQDRGGNLRDYVVAARELNPDRLIDNQRDWINRHTVYTHGNGFIASPANTVRGIANDPNQNGGYPEFLASVVGANGSIVSDGPAPLDQPRVYYGPVIANAAADYAIVGKTGADREYDYETSTETKNYTYTGAGGVPIGSWISRSVFAAKFAERNFLFSNVIGSNSRILFNRDPAQRVEAVAPWLTTDSAVYPAIVNKRMVWIIDGYTTLDNYPYSELTSLSSATADSNEVAFNRLAPDKRVSYIRNSVKATVDAYDGTVTLYQQDENDPVLKAWMQVFPGTVKPKSDISAELAEHLRYPEDLFKVQRMLLAKYHVNDPVTFFSTSDFWDVPLDPNPTASSYQPPYYIVAKNIAKNDNSASYQLISAMNRFKRDYLAAYISASSDPATYGRLTVLTIPGQVNGPKLANNAITTDPAVSQDLGVIGRDNQNRIRWGNLLTLPVGQGGLLYVEPVYASPGASDAASSYPRLIRVAMMYNDKIGYGPTVRDALTGLFGPGAGDAATGIQPTDAGVPAAPPSNPPPPANGPGTPPPTAALPPPPDGSVGLSPAKAAVLQEIQAAIGAARDAQKKGDFAGYGAALQRLDEAITKFNNTK from the coding sequence GTGGGAATGCGGCCCGCCGCAAGGATGCCGAAGTTGACTCGGCGCAGCCGGATTCTGATCCTGATCGCACTGGGTGTGATCGTGCTGTTGCTGGCCGGACCCAGGCTGATCGACGCCTACGTCGACTGGCTGTGGTTCGGTGAGCTGGGCTACCGCTCGGTGTTCACCACCGTGCTGGTCACCCGCATCGTGGTGTTTCTGGTGGCCGCCCTGCTGGTCGGCGGCATCGTGTTCGCCGGGCTCGCGGTGGCTTACCGCACCCGCCCGGTGTTCGTCCCGAGCAACGACAACGACCCGGTGGCGCGCTATCGCGCGGTGGTGCTGAGCCGGCTGCGGTTGGTGGGGATCGGCATCCCGGCGGCGATCGGTGTGCTGGCCGGCATGGTGGCGCAGAGCTACTGGGTGCGCATCCAGTTGTTCCTGCACGGCGGTGACTTCGGCATCGCCGACCCGCAGTTCGGCAAGGACCTCGGCTTCTACGCCTTCGAGTTGCCGTTCTACCGGCTGGTGCTGAGCTACCTCTTCGTCGCGGTGTTCCTGGCCCTGGTCGCGAACGTGGTGTCGCATTACCTGTTCGGTGGGATCAGGCTGTCGGGGCGCGCCGGCGCGTTGAGCCGCTCGGCCCGCATCCAGCTGGTCAGCCTGGTCGGTGTTCTGGTGGTGCTCAAGGCGGTTGCGTACTGGCTGGACCGCTACGAGTTGCTGTCGCACACCCGCGGGGGCAAGCCGTTCACCGGGGCCGGCTACACCGACATCAACGCGGTGCTGCCGGCCAAGCTGATCCTGATGGCCATCGCGCTGATCTGCGCGGCCGCGGTGTTCTCCGCGATCACGTTGCGCGATTTACGGATTCCGGCGATCGGGCTGGTTCTTCTATTGCTGTCGTCGCTGATCGTGGGCGCCGGCTGGCCGCTGATCGTCGAGCAGATCAGCGTCAAACCCAATGCGGCGCAGAAGGAAAGCGAATACATCAGCCGAAGTATCGCCGCCACCCGGCAGGCCTACGGGCTGACGCCGGACGTGGTGACCTACCGCAACTACACCGGCGACGGACAGGCGACCGCGCAGCAGGTGGCCGCCGACCGCGCGACCACCTCCAACATCCGGCTGCTCGACCCGACCATCGTGAGCCCGGCGTTCACCCAGTTCCAGCAGGGCAAGAACTTCTACTACTTCCCCGACCAGCTGTCCATCGACCGCTATCAGGACCGCGGCGGCAACCTGCGCGACTACGTGGTCGCGGCCCGGGAACTCAACCCCGACCGGCTGATCGACAACCAGCGCGACTGGATCAACCGGCACACGGTCTACACGCATGGCAACGGCTTCATCGCGTCACCGGCCAACACCGTGCGCGGCATCGCCAACGACCCGAACCAGAACGGCGGGTACCCGGAGTTCCTGGCCAGCGTCGTCGGCGCCAATGGCAGCATCGTGTCCGACGGCCCGGCGCCGTTGGACCAGCCGCGGGTCTACTACGGCCCGGTGATCGCCAATGCGGCTGCCGATTACGCGATCGTCGGCAAGACCGGGGCCGACCGCGAATACGACTACGAGACCAGCACCGAAACCAAGAACTACACCTACACCGGCGCGGGCGGTGTGCCGATCGGTAGCTGGATCTCCCGCAGTGTGTTCGCCGCGAAGTTCGCCGAGCGAAACTTCTTGTTCTCCAACGTGATCGGGTCCAACAGCAGAATCCTGTTCAATCGCGACCCGGCGCAGCGGGTGGAGGCGGTGGCGCCGTGGCTGACCACCGACAGCGCGGTGTACCCGGCGATCGTGAACAAGCGGATGGTGTGGATCATCGACGGCTACACCACGCTGGACAACTATCCGTACTCAGAGCTCACGTCGCTGTCCTCGGCGACGGCGGATTCCAACGAGGTGGCGTTCAACCGGCTGGCGCCCGACAAGCGGGTCTCCTACATCCGTAATTCGGTGAAGGCCACCGTGGATGCCTACGACGGCACCGTGACCCTGTATCAGCAGGACGAGAACGATCCGGTGCTCAAGGCCTGGATGCAGGTCTTCCCCGGAACGGTGAAGCCCAAGAGCGACATCAGCGCCGAGCTGGCCGAGCACCTGCGCTACCCCGAAGACCTGTTCAAGGTGCAGCGCATGCTGCTGGCGAAGTACCACGTCAACGACCCGGTGACGTTCTTCTCCACCTCGGATTTCTGGGACGTGCCGCTGGACCCGAATCCGACCGCGAGCAGTTATCAGCCGCCCTATTACATCGTCGCGAAAAACATTGCCAAGAACGATAATTCGGCGTCGTACCAGTTGATCAGCGCGATGAACAGGTTCAAGCGCGACTACCTGGCCGCCTACATCAGCGCTAGTTCGGATCCCGCGACCTACGGCAGGCTCACGGTGCTGACCATCCCGGGCCAGGTCAACGGTCCCAAGCTGGCCAACAACGCGATCACCACCGACCCGGCGGTGTCCCAGGACCTCGGGGTGATCGGTCGCGACAACCAGAACCGGATCCGCTGGGGCAACCTGCTCACGCTTCCGGTGGGCCAGGGTGGGCTGTTGTACGTAGAGCCCGTCTACGCCTCCCCGGGTGCCAGCGACGCGGCATCCTCGTACCCGCGTCTGATCCGGGTGGCGATGATGTACAACGACAAGATCGGATACGGCCCGACCGTGCGCGACGCGCTCACCGGGTTGTTCGGGCCGGGAGCGGGTGATGCCGCGACCGGCATTCAGCCCACCGACGCCGGGGTGCCGGCCGCCCCGCCGTCCAATCCGCCGCCGCCGGCCAACGGGCCCGGGACGCCACCGCCGACGGCGGCTCTGCCGCCGCCGCCCGATGGTTCCGTTGGCCTGTCACCCGCTAAAGCTGCTGTGCTGCAAGAGATTCAAGCGGCGATCGGTGCGGCGCGGGATGCGCAGAAGAAGGGCGACTTCGCCGGCTACGGGGCTGCGTTGCAGCGGCTGGACGAGGCGATCACGAAGTTCAACAACACCAAGTAG
- a CDS encoding RtcB family protein, whose amino-acid sequence MPEQLGPKLLNFATDIAGNTVEQAKVTASMPFVHPHVSLMPDAHLGKGSAVGTVIPTRGAVIPAAVGVDIGCGMVAAKTRFTEQDLSAKFGGDYRPQLPALRRLVEDAIPLSPGNYNKTLQRFSFTGRKHDELLKLQQELDVDLSHSPKWMQQLGSLGGGNHFIELCLDTDDTVWLFLHSGSRGVGNKIAQRHIKIALDQCSADPQVKLPNRDLAYLREGTPEFDRYIKDLKWAQRFAYLNRAEMMDRFIHVFASWVGTQPQRVETNRINTHHNYTVPTTIDGETVWLTRKGAIDATEGKLGIIPGSMGTRSYIVRGKGNPDGLWSAPHGAGRRFSRTKAKQLFTEQDLAAAMLGIEYRHGRQWIDEIPQAYKDIDQVMVDAASLVEVVTSLRQIMNVKGT is encoded by the coding sequence ATGCCCGAACAGCTCGGGCCCAAGCTGCTCAACTTCGCCACCGACATCGCCGGCAACACCGTCGAGCAGGCCAAGGTCACCGCGTCGATGCCGTTCGTGCACCCGCACGTCTCGCTGATGCCCGACGCGCACCTAGGCAAGGGCTCGGCCGTCGGGACCGTCATCCCCACCCGGGGCGCGGTCATCCCGGCGGCGGTCGGCGTCGACATCGGCTGCGGCATGGTCGCGGCCAAGACCCGGTTCACCGAGCAGGACCTGTCGGCGAAGTTCGGGGGCGACTACCGCCCCCAGCTGCCGGCACTCAGGCGGCTCGTCGAGGACGCGATCCCGCTCTCCCCCGGCAACTACAACAAGACCCTGCAACGGTTCTCGTTCACCGGCCGCAAGCACGACGAGCTGCTCAAGCTGCAGCAGGAACTCGACGTCGACCTGTCGCACAGCCCGAAGTGGATGCAGCAGTTGGGATCTCTGGGCGGCGGCAACCACTTCATCGAGCTGTGCCTGGACACCGACGACACCGTCTGGCTGTTCCTGCACAGCGGTTCCCGCGGCGTCGGCAACAAGATCGCGCAGCGGCACATCAAGATCGCCCTCGACCAGTGCTCGGCCGACCCACAGGTCAAGCTGCCGAACCGCGACCTCGCTTACCTACGGGAAGGCACACCCGAATTCGACCGGTACATCAAGGATCTGAAGTGGGCGCAGCGCTTCGCCTACCTGAACCGGGCCGAGATGATGGACCGGTTCATCCACGTGTTCGCGTCCTGGGTGGGCACTCAGCCACAGCGGGTGGAAACCAACCGCATCAACACTCACCACAACTACACCGTGCCGACCACCATCGACGGTGAAACGGTCTGGCTGACCCGCAAGGGCGCGATCGACGCCACCGAAGGCAAGCTGGGCATCATCCCCGGCTCGATGGGCACCCGGTCCTACATCGTGCGGGGCAAGGGAAACCCTGACGGACTGTGGTCGGCTCCGCACGGGGCCGGCCGCCGGTTCAGCAGGACGAAGGCCAAGCAACTGTTCACCGAACAGGATCTGGCCGCCGCCATGCTGGGCATCGAGTACCGGCACGGCAGGCAGTGGATCGACGAGATCCCCCAGGCCTACAAGGACATCGATCAGGTCATGGTCGACGCCGCATCACTGGTCGAGGTGGTGACGTCGCTGCGGCAGATCATGAACGTCAAGGGGACCTGA
- a CDS encoding UbiD family decarboxylase gives MSDASPDLRSWLATLEAAGQLRRIVARVDWNEEIGAITRANLSLGGPALLFENIAGHEDTRCTKLLTSGIGSRRQIQLMLGLPEATGDAAIVRHLKEAFRQPIPPRIVDTGPVKENMVTGDDIDLWQFPAPKWHAADGGRYIDTFCGVVTEDRVTGRDNIGVYRGMIVGRDKIAKLMVPSQGWGGHAQQYKPEPMPVAVVYGWHDVLPFCAGSPFPKEVCEWDMMGALLGRPVDLVACETVPLHVPASAEIVVEGFIDPDPATFMDEGPFAEYPGYLDGHPAPAPVLRVTRITHRNDPVLRGTPEGIRPGFLNEDAMVNYARSAIVWNILEDNGISGVTDVWMSPVSNGTHIAVQIRKAYRGHAQQVAAALWGSGGSVWFYKHVVVVEEDVDIRDPAALDWAIAYRVNAGRGDIACYGPTLGSPLDPSTPPQKSNSGGGEWTRVLIDATRSWDFEPRPEWGGQHYPALNTIDPELESIVAARWEEYGIGIPYLDDQHRELLTMQRLRSP, from the coding sequence ATGAGCGACGCGAGCCCCGATCTGCGTAGCTGGCTGGCCACGCTGGAAGCCGCCGGCCAGTTGCGCCGCATCGTCGCACGGGTGGACTGGAACGAGGAGATCGGCGCGATCACCCGGGCCAATCTCTCGCTCGGCGGGCCGGCATTGCTGTTCGAGAACATTGCCGGGCACGAAGACACCAGGTGCACCAAACTGCTGACATCAGGGATCGGGAGTCGGCGTCAGATCCAATTGATGCTGGGACTGCCGGAGGCCACCGGCGACGCTGCCATCGTCCGTCACCTGAAAGAGGCTTTCCGACAACCGATTCCGCCGCGCATTGTCGACACGGGTCCGGTCAAAGAGAACATGGTGACCGGCGACGACATCGATCTGTGGCAGTTCCCCGCCCCGAAGTGGCATGCGGCGGACGGGGGTAGGTACATCGACACGTTCTGTGGCGTGGTCACCGAGGACAGGGTGACCGGGCGCGACAACATCGGCGTGTATCGCGGCATGATCGTCGGACGGGACAAGATCGCCAAGCTGATGGTGCCCAGTCAGGGCTGGGGCGGCCATGCTCAGCAGTACAAGCCGGAACCGATGCCGGTGGCCGTCGTCTACGGCTGGCACGACGTATTGCCGTTCTGCGCCGGCAGTCCGTTCCCGAAGGAGGTGTGCGAGTGGGACATGATGGGCGCCCTGCTGGGGCGACCGGTCGACCTTGTGGCGTGCGAGACCGTGCCGCTGCATGTGCCGGCCAGCGCCGAGATCGTCGTCGAGGGGTTCATTGATCCCGACCCGGCCACCTTCATGGACGAGGGCCCCTTCGCGGAGTACCCGGGCTACCTGGACGGGCATCCCGCGCCGGCGCCGGTGCTGCGGGTCACCCGGATCACCCATCGCAACGACCCGGTGCTGCGCGGCACGCCCGAGGGAATCCGTCCCGGCTTCCTCAACGAGGACGCCATGGTCAACTACGCACGCTCGGCGATCGTGTGGAACATTTTGGAAGACAACGGGATCAGCGGCGTCACCGATGTGTGGATGTCGCCGGTGTCCAACGGCACCCACATCGCGGTGCAGATCCGCAAGGCCTACCGCGGTCACGCGCAGCAAGTCGCCGCGGCGCTGTGGGGCAGCGGTGGATCGGTCTGGTTCTACAAGCACGTCGTCGTCGTCGAGGAGGACGTCGACATTCGCGACCCCGCCGCGCTGGACTGGGCCATCGCGTACCGGGTGAATGCCGGGCGCGGTGACATCGCCTGCTACGGGCCCACTCTCGGCTCCCCGCTGGATCCCTCCACCCCGCCGCAGAAGTCGAACTCCGGCGGAGGGGAGTGGACCCGGGTGCTCATCGACGCCACCCGCAGTTGGGATTTCGAGCCGAGGCCGGAGTGGGGTGGGCAGCATTATCCGGCGCTCAACACGATTGACCCGGAGCTGGAGTCGATCGTCGCCGCCCGGTGGGAGGAATACGGGATCGGCATTCCCTATCTGGACGATCAGCACCGGGAACTGCTGACGATGCAGCGGCTCAGGTCCCCTTGA
- a CDS encoding PDZ domain-containing protein, which produces MNRRILTLMVALVPIVVFGVLLAVVTVPFVSLGPGPTFDTLGEVDGKQVVQIEGTQTHPTTGHLNMTTVSQRDDLTLGEAMSLWISGQEQLVPRDLIYPPGKSRDEVDQANNADFKTSEDSAQYAALGYLKYPEAVTIATVTDPGPSAGKLKAGDAIDAVNRTPVSNVEQFTSLLKNTKPGQVVTIDYRRKNEPAGVAEITLGTNKDRDYGFMGVAVLDAPWAPFTVDFNLANIGGPSAGLMFSLAVVDKLTTGDLAGSTFVAGTGTITVDGKVGPIGGITHKMAAARAAGASVFLVPAKNCYEAMSDIPSGLKLVKVETLGSAVDALHAMTSGGATPSC; this is translated from the coding sequence GTGAACAGGCGGATTTTGACCTTGATGGTCGCGCTCGTCCCCATCGTGGTCTTCGGGGTGCTGCTCGCGGTGGTGACCGTGCCGTTTGTGTCATTGGGCCCGGGGCCGACGTTCGACACCCTCGGGGAAGTCGACGGCAAACAGGTCGTGCAGATCGAGGGCACCCAGACCCACCCGACGACCGGTCATCTCAACATGACGACGGTCTCCCAGCGCGACGACCTGACCCTGGGTGAGGCGATGAGTCTGTGGATCTCGGGTCAGGAGCAGCTGGTGCCGCGTGATCTGATCTACCCGCCCGGCAAGTCGCGCGACGAGGTGGACCAGGCCAACAACGCCGATTTCAAGACCTCTGAAGACAGCGCCCAATACGCCGCCCTGGGCTATCTGAAGTATCCCGAAGCGGTCACCATCGCCACGGTCACCGACCCCGGCCCGTCGGCCGGCAAGCTCAAGGCGGGCGATGCCATCGACGCGGTGAACCGCACGCCGGTGAGCAACGTCGAGCAGTTCACCTCGCTGCTGAAGAACACCAAGCCCGGCCAGGTCGTGACCATCGACTACCGCCGCAAGAACGAGCCGGCCGGCGTCGCGGAGATCACGCTGGGTACCAACAAGGACCGCGACTACGGGTTCATGGGCGTCGCCGTGCTCGACGCGCCATGGGCGCCCTTCACCGTCGATTTCAACCTGGCCAACATCGGTGGCCCCTCGGCCGGGCTGATGTTCAGCCTCGCCGTCGTCGACAAGCTCACCACCGGTGACCTGGCCGGTTCGACGTTCGTCGCCGGTACCGGCACCATCACCGTCGACGGCAAGGTGGGCCCCATCGGGGGCATCACCCACAAGATGGCCGCGGCGCGCGCGGCCGGCGCCTCGGTGTTCCTGGTCCCGGCCAAGAATTGTTATGAGGCGATGTCCGATATTCCGTCGGGCCTCAAGCTGGTGAAGGTCGAGACGCTCGGTTCCGCGGTGGACGCGCTGCATGCGATGACGTCGGGTGGTGCGACTCCGAGCTGCTAG